The Oceanibaculum nanhaiense genome includes a region encoding these proteins:
- a CDS encoding YggT family protein, with translation MFSGNPFWDYWYFHIPNYIVAALIYTLLGRMILGLFVSPDWHNYIWRTFTRLTDPILNAVSAITPNFVTRGLLPLVAIFWLLVLRFAYWAVLGYYGLAPSLGLQPAT, from the coding sequence ATGTTCTCCGGCAATCCGTTCTGGGACTATTGGTACTTCCACATCCCCAACTACATCGTCGCGGCGCTGATCTATACGCTGCTGGGGCGCATGATTCTGGGGCTGTTCGTCTCGCCGGACTGGCACAATTACATCTGGCGCACCTTCACCCGCCTGACCGACCCGATCCTGAATGCGGTCAGCGCCATTACGCCGAATTTCGTGACCCGCGGGCTGTTGCCGCTGGTGGCAATCTTCTGGCTGCTGGTGCTGCGCTTCGCCTATTGGGCGGTTCTCGGCTATTACGGCCTCGCCCCCTCGCTGGGGCTGCAGCCGGCCACATAA
- a CDS encoding sodium:solute symporter family protein produces the protein MKGDFLSNLGRIYGFYTGGFLGFVILLAILEQLGVPNKIIGYLFVFFTLAVYAGIGILSRTMQVSEYYVAGRRVPPLYNGMATAADWMSAASFIAMAGGLYAQGYDGLAFVLGWTGGYVLVAVLIAPYLRKFGAYTVPDFLGARFGGNFARTIGIIVLFCCSFTYIVGQVVGVGTIASRFLGISFEIAVFVGLIGILVCSMMGGMRAVTWTQVAQYIVLIIAYMVPVVILSAQTTGVPVPQLMYGDILQRITELEQTKPALAGVTPHIVPFSSFDPLNFFALILCLMVGTASLPHVLMRFFTTPSVRDARKSVGWSMLFIFLLYFTAPSYAAFAKYEIYANVIGANIAALPDWVQIYSSIGLVTITDLNTDGILQIAELKINPDVIVIATPEIAGLPYVIAGLVAAGGLAAALSTADGLLLAIANALSHDVYYRMIDPTASTAKRLMIARVLLVAVALLAAVVASSRPGGILALVAWAFSLAAAGLFPVLVLGVWWKRCTNQGAIAGMIIGFGFTLFYLVGTKYFGMPLWFGVSNISAGLFGIPTGFLATIIVSWMTPAPSKEMQDFIDSIRIPRGQTLMEEKAD, from the coding sequence ATGAAAGGCGATTTCCTATCTAACCTCGGCCGCATCTACGGCTTCTATACCGGCGGCTTCCTTGGATTTGTCATCTTGTTGGCGATCCTCGAACAGCTTGGCGTGCCGAACAAGATCATCGGCTACCTGTTCGTGTTCTTCACCCTGGCCGTCTATGCCGGCATCGGCATCCTGTCGCGTACCATGCAGGTGTCGGAATATTATGTCGCCGGACGGCGCGTGCCGCCGCTCTACAACGGTATGGCGACAGCCGCCGACTGGATGAGTGCCGCCTCCTTCATCGCCATGGCGGGTGGTCTTTATGCCCAGGGCTATGACGGCCTCGCCTTCGTGCTGGGCTGGACCGGCGGCTATGTGCTGGTGGCGGTGCTGATCGCACCTTACTTGCGCAAGTTCGGCGCCTATACCGTCCCCGACTTCCTGGGGGCGCGTTTCGGCGGCAACTTCGCCCGTACCATCGGCATCATCGTGCTGTTCTGCTGTTCCTTCACCTACATCGTCGGTCAGGTCGTCGGTGTCGGCACGATTGCCTCGCGCTTCCTCGGCATCTCCTTCGAGATCGCCGTGTTCGTGGGTCTGATCGGCATTCTGGTCTGCTCGATGATGGGCGGTATGCGGGCGGTTACCTGGACCCAGGTGGCGCAGTATATCGTGCTGATCATCGCCTACATGGTGCCGGTGGTCATCCTGTCGGCGCAGACGACCGGCGTCCCGGTCCCGCAGCTGATGTATGGCGATATCCTGCAGCGCATCACCGAGCTGGAGCAGACCAAGCCTGCACTGGCCGGCGTAACGCCGCACATCGTTCCATTCTCGTCATTCGATCCGCTGAACTTCTTCGCGCTGATCCTGTGTCTGATGGTCGGCACCGCCTCGCTTCCGCACGTGCTGATGCGGTTCTTCACCACGCCCAGCGTGCGTGATGCCCGCAAGTCGGTCGGCTGGAGCATGCTGTTCATCTTCCTGCTGTACTTCACGGCGCCGTCCTATGCCGCCTTCGCGAAGTACGAAATCTACGCCAACGTCATCGGTGCCAATATCGCGGCCCTGCCGGACTGGGTGCAGATCTATTCCAGCATCGGCCTCGTCACCATCACCGACCTGAACACCGACGGCATCCTTCAGATCGCCGAACTGAAGATAAACCCGGACGTCATCGTTATCGCGACGCCGGAAATTGCCGGCCTGCCCTACGTGATCGCAGGCCTGGTCGCGGCCGGCGGTCTGGCAGCCGCGCTGTCCACTGCGGACGGTCTGCTGCTGGCCATCGCCAACGCGCTCAGTCATGACGTGTACTACCGCATGATCGATCCGACCGCTTCCACCGCGAAGCGCCTGATGATCGCGCGTGTCCTGCTGGTGGCGGTGGCACTCCTTGCCGCCGTGGTGGCTTCGTCAAGACCAGGCGGCATTCTGGCACTGGTCGCCTGGGCCTTCTCCCTCGCGGCAGCCGGGTTGTTCCCCGTCCTGGTGCTGGGTGTGTGGTGGAAACGCTGCACAAACCAGGGCGCCATTGCCGGCATGATCATCGGCTTCGGCTTCACCTTGTTCTATCTGGTGGGAACGAAGTATTTCGGCATGCCGCTGTGGTTCGGGGTGTCCAACATCTCGGCCGGCCTGTTCGGTATTCCGACGGGCTTCCTGGCGACCATCATCGTCAGCTGGATGACACCGGCTCCGTCCAAGGAGATGCAGGATTTCATCGACTCGATCCGCATCCCCAGGGGCCAGACACTGATGGAAGAAAAGGCCGACTGA
- a CDS encoding DUF4212 domain-containing protein produces MSSDSSTSPDRAVEHWQRTKSLMWITLAIWFVFGFVVHFFVSALNEINFIGFPLGFYMAAQGSLIVFVVLIFWYAAKQNQIDEDCGVAED; encoded by the coding sequence ATGTCTAGTGATTCCTCGACTTCACCCGACAGGGCGGTGGAGCACTGGCAACGAACCAAATCGCTGATGTGGATCACATTGGCCATCTGGTTTGTTTTCGGCTTCGTTGTGCACTTTTTCGTCAGTGCGCTGAATGAAATCAACTTCATCGGCTTCCCGCTGGGCTTCTATATGGCCGCCCAGGGCTCGCTGATCGTCTTCGTCGTCCTCATTTTCTGGTATGCTGCAAAGCAAAACCAGATCGATGAGGATTGCGGCGTGGCCGAAGACTGA